One segment of Mycolicibacterium sp. YH-1 DNA contains the following:
- a CDS encoding YafY family protein: MSETTSRVLQLLGLLQSRRVWSGEELAERLGVTGRSVRRDVDRLRDLGYPVHASKGHGGGYQLGAGAALPPLLLDPEEAVAMAVCLRVAAGGSVAGVGESALRALSKLDQVMPARLRSQVSAVHDATVTLTFGHPDTPVEPDVLMTLARACRDREHVTAGYVDIRGNATARRLEPCQLVTTGRRWYLLTYDRDRQDWRTLRLDRMSDVRALGSTFTPRDAPDAASYVRRAISSSPYRYVARVRYQAAQEVLAACFPAASVQVEPDGPDACIVTTGADDPERMVPWLAMPGVEFEVLEPPEVVEAVASVAERLRRAAAPR, encoded by the coding sequence ATGTCCGAGACGACCAGCCGGGTGCTCCAACTGCTGGGCCTGCTGCAGTCCCGCCGGGTGTGGAGCGGTGAGGAGCTGGCCGAGCGTCTTGGCGTGACGGGCCGCAGCGTGCGGCGCGACGTCGATCGGCTCCGCGACCTGGGGTACCCGGTGCACGCGAGCAAGGGCCACGGCGGCGGCTACCAACTTGGGGCGGGCGCCGCCCTGCCGCCGCTGCTGCTTGATCCCGAGGAGGCCGTAGCCATGGCGGTGTGCCTGCGCGTCGCGGCCGGCGGCAGTGTCGCCGGGGTCGGCGAGTCCGCGCTGCGGGCGCTGTCCAAGCTCGACCAGGTCATGCCAGCCCGGCTGCGCTCGCAGGTCTCCGCGGTGCACGACGCCACCGTGACCCTGACCTTCGGCCATCCCGACACCCCGGTGGAACCCGACGTGCTGATGACGCTGGCCCGGGCATGCCGCGACCGCGAACACGTCACGGCCGGTTACGTCGACATCCGGGGTAACGCCACTGCGCGGCGACTGGAGCCCTGCCAACTCGTCACGACGGGACGACGCTGGTACCTGCTGACCTACGACCGCGACCGACAGGACTGGCGCACCCTGCGGCTGGACCGGATGTCCGACGTCCGGGCGCTCGGCAGCACCTTCACCCCGCGGGACGCCCCCGATGCCGCCAGCTACGTGCGACGCGCCATCAGTTCCTCGCCCTACCGCTATGTGGCCCGGGTCCGATACCAGGCGGCGCAGGAGGTCCTGGCCGCGTGCTTTCCCGCGGCGTCAGTCCAGGTCGAGCCCGACGGTCCGGACGCATGCATCGTCACCACGGGTGCCGACGACCCCGAACGGATGGTGCCGTGGCTGGCGATGCCGGGCGTGGAATTCGAGGTGCTCGAACCGCCTGAGGTGGTCGAGGCCGTGGCATCGGTGGCCGAACGCCTGCGCCGGGCGGCCGCGCCGCGCTGA